The genomic window TACTCTCAGCCGCAGGGTAGGAGCAAccatgaaaaaggaagaagagtagaatagaagaacagaggcaataaaccagaaaaaaaagaagaagagaggcaATAAGCCAGAGGGCACTCGGGCAGATTCGAACAACCAGAAAacagaagaagggaaagaggcgATAAAgtataaaccaaaaaaaaaaaaagaagagaagaagaggcgATAAaccagggaagaagagaagaagagaagaacataCCTAGCGATGTCGGAGCAGATGAGCAGCGACGCGGGAGCAAGGAAAGTAGGGAACACTGGAACAGCGACGCCGGAGCAGATCAGGTCATGAGGAGAGTCCCTTCCGTCTTCACTTAGTTCACTTAGGGTTCGAAGTTCAAACTAGGTTGAAAAAGGGTTGAAAGACTAAAGCGTCGACTGTCGCGACCTTCTATGGTCTTTAagtgaaatatatattttttttccttggtataGGTTAATGACAATTTTATCCCTGCCAACTGCCAATAGAACTAGTAGAACAAGAATCAAGATACACCTGCCAATaacattattataaatagaatcaatttattaattaaaaattaaaactttaaaaaaaaaaaatggcgatCGATTTTTCGATTCAACCACATTAATCTTCGCCAGGGACGATTTGGCGATGCCAATCGAACTTTGGCGGTCGATTAATGTGTGTGAACCTAATCAATCAATCGATTTGGTCACTCTAAACCGCCGAGATGCCTAATCGGCGCCTTGGcaacgccgtgacaactatgtcaGATACCACCAACTTCAGAATCGGGCTGTTGTCATACCCCCTAGGAGACCAGCCGCTCCAGGACCACTCAATGAGGAGCCAATGCCTTTCATAACCGAAGTGGAGATTTGCACAAAATTATCGAGGCTAACAGAAGCTCCCAGAGGTCCCAAACGAAGGAAATCACTTGTCGAAGAGGAATACCGGTCTCAAGAGGAGGCCGGCTAACTAGAGAAGGCATGGGGCGGGAAGCTCGATACCCATGACCTCACTGCAACAGCAGCCCTTCCAACCTAGAACAAAGACATGCAAGCAAAGATCGGAACACATAGGGGCAGCAAAACAGTTTGCCCTTGGGAAAGAAACAGGCCAGCAATACCACACCTACCCATAAAGGCCAGAACACCACAATCTCTGTGCAGGCACCACGCTTGCACAGGTCACATCTCAATTATGTTTCTTTAGTTATTGGGATGTTGATAAACAAATTTCTTATTTGATTGTTGTTTGGTGCGTAGTTTTGTATTTTCTGTGtctaaattatattattatttttcttactgTAATACTCAAAAGTATGATTTAGTTCCTATACTTGGTCCTATCGACAAAGTTATATGGCTCAACATTGAAggaattacattttttttcttcgctTTTGATGACGCCCCTTACTCTTCCATGTTTGTTTGCAGCGTTTTAGTTTGTGGTGATGGGGTGGGGGATGAACATAATTATGCTTTTATCAGGCCAACCCTCTCTGATCAATGGTGCGTATCATATCCTTGAAATGGTGGTGTTTGTAagcattgaaattttttgaaattttaatagTATTCTTGGAGCCTTGGACTAATAGTTTTTCATAATTTACTGCTGCTtgttaaatttgaatttttttgctCAGATTAGGAGACTTTTATGAAAGAATTGTGCTTGATTGTGGGTGTATTCTTTGCTTGGGTGCAAGATTGTGGGTGGTACTAAAGCTCTATGCATTATGCCAAGTTTAGGGCACTTATATGAAAAAACTCTATTGTCACGGGTGTGATTGAATATTGATCCAGATTGTTTTTGAAGAACAATCTAATCAAAAGTATCAAGCAATCCTAGGAGCAAAGGCCTGATCTGATATACACAGTGGATTAGGTGATCCATGTTTTAAAATATATAGGATTCGTCCAGCCATATACCATTTCAGACTGGACAAGCCAGTGAAGATCCTCATTACCATGGCTATGATATATATAGTGTACATGGTGTAAAAAGATTTTCATCATTCATTCCACTCTTGTAAAGTCATAAGCTGGTTCACTAGTTGTTGAACTTTATGCTGGTTAAACTATCTTATTGGTGGTTTTTCTTTGTATATGATTTTCACCTTGCATGGATCGATGGGGTTTCTATGAGGGTTGAATAATTGGCTTGTGCACTCTAATTCATGTTTCTAGATCAACAACTCAGCCCTTTTTCCAACTCTAATTTATGTTTCTTTGACATCCCAATGCTAGACTGTCTCATGATCTGGTATTTTAGTGTACAATATGAACTGTTCAAGATTTCTCTTAAGTTATTTTTGTGTGGTACAGCGGTTGTGATTATATCAATCATTAATCCTCAATACTGACTTTCAAGTTTTACTCAGGTTCAAGTTTTATGATGAACGGGTAACCAAAGAAGATATGAGTAGGGCCTTGGAAGAGCAGTATGGTGGTGAGGAAAAGGTGATATTTTGACAACCTACATGCTTATGAGTCCAGTTTCTCTGAGGATCCTTAGCCTGGtatttctttaatttcattATAACATGTGCTCAttcttttcacatttttttccaCACGATTGACGCAGACTAATCCTGGCTTCAGTAACACTCCGTTTGAATTTTCAAGATACTCTTGTGCCTACATGCTTGTGTATATACGTGAAAGTGACAAGGAGGAAATATTTTGTCACGTGGCTGAGGAGGACATGGCTGAAATTCTTAAGGTAGGATAGTTGTATGaataattgatttgatttcttatcttttttgagttttttccttctttttctttccctgaggGGGTGCTTTTTGGAGCACATTTAACCTTGTATTTCAGATAaggttgaagaaagaaaaagaacaggaGGAAAAGGAGCACcggaaaagggaaaaggaagaggCTCACCTTTATACAGTCATAAAGGTAAATATATGCAACATGGATTTGTGAATCATTGATTTTCTACCAGGAGTTAGAATTGGTGAACCACTTGGTTTTCTTCtaaagtttttgtttttcttaccATTAGGTTGCGCGAAATGAGGATCTCATAGAGCAGATTGGGAGAGATGTTTATTATGGTCTTGTTGATCATGATAAAGTCCAGAGCTTCCATATTCAAAATTCAacgccttttttctttttcaaggtaTACAACAAGTGTTTGCATTGCATTTCAGGAAGTTTGGCCTATAAGGACAAGGCtttgttgagttgagttgagttgatatACTGGTTGTTGTTGAAATAGTTTTGGGGTTctaattttccaaaatacttgaGGGTGGGTTTTTTCCCCAAGGCTGTCTTTTAGAGTTCCTAGGTTATGAGGGTGGAGAACCGGTTTCATGTGGTGATTACGATTAATGGGTGGCTTCGTGATTTTTAATGGGCACATGCATCCCAGGTAATTCAGTCTTATGGTTCTTTATTATCTGCATGTGGCCTTTTTTCCTAGGTGCTCATTTTGTATGGGCTTTCAGTTTAATGTTTTAAAGTCTAGAGCCCATTGTTTGGGCTCATAACAAATTAAAAGTAGCTCTTGCTGCTCAACCTAGAGCCTTAAGCATTGTACAACGATGATGggtagccttagggaagagagggaaaatcgcACAAAGAGAGGGAAGGGAATCACACAACGCACGAATTTAactaattcaaaataaaattcactctaatctcaaacattgagtttatgcaagtatataaagagaaaattataaaactcctacttagactcttgACACTCAAACATAATCCTATTTCTCTATCTCCTATGTGTCCTACCCAAAGGCAAGCAtgagaaataaaagacatagtattaaactaaactacttccaacccttgttggaccaaaaacctgggttagactggttcttcttggcccttggcttccacaacCGGTCATACTGGTcaaaccaggtaagtgcagttGTATCTGCATCAAATCTCCTCTTTTGAAAAGAATTCGACTTCGTCGAAtttggatgaggtccaagaatgtTGTCAGCGTCGATGCGCTTGATGAGAAAAGTACCAACTATCCTCTTGAGCTTGAGCgggggaagatcctttgctGGAACTTCATCCCAAGGCCACCAT from Macadamia integrifolia cultivar HAES 741 unplaced genomic scaffold, SCU_Mint_v3 scaffold3572, whole genome shotgun sequence includes these protein-coding regions:
- the LOC122068209 gene encoding ubiquitin C-terminal hydrolase 12-like; this encodes MFVCSVLVCGDGVGDEHNYAFIRPTLSDQWFKFYDERVTKEDMSRALEEQYGGEEKTNPGFSNTPFEFSRYSCAYMLVYIRESDKEEIFCHVAEEDMAEILKIRLKKEKEQEEKEHRKREKEEAHLYTVIKVARNEDLIEQIGRDVYYGLVDHDKVQSFHIQNSTPFFFFKVYNKCLHCISGSLAYKDKALLS